Proteins found in one Thalassophryne amazonica chromosome 1, fThaAma1.1, whole genome shotgun sequence genomic segment:
- the tmem198b gene encoding transmembrane protein 198-B produces MTTTLEMLLLKPDRDLSPQWLSGCGDISGRYTVVPSVVCSMCCLFGIVYCFFGYRCFKAVMFLTGLMFGSVVIFMLCYKERVLDTQLSVEASVGIGLGIGTLCGLVTMLVRSVGLFMVGLLLGLLVAVATLVGMEELSNSPPRSVWVPLGVLLGLGMLFAVLTLQWQCLFTTLSTAMFGAAVITVALDYFVELFALLLYVYERIKAAPGKPVCWMTWVVLGVWPALTLLGVMVQWKVTAEGYSHTKVIISRQQRRMQVMRIRQRDDRYRNKKKKKQQHGSASHHQAKQLHPEAAYRRKPNPIRRYDTDVLSPSYIQSFRDRQVQAQPFPGRLVRGAHDIVDVGYEYGSTTHLTSAAGPSLRV; encoded by the exons ATGACAACCACCTTGGAGATGCTGCTGCTGAAGCCCGACCGCGATCTGAGCCCCCAGTGGCTGAGCGGCTGCGGTGACATCAGCGGGCGCTACACGGTGGTTCCCTCCGTTGTCTGCTCCATGTGCTGCCTCTTCGGAATTGTTTACTGCTTCTTTG GTTACCGCTGCTTCAAGGCGGTGATGTTCCTGACGGGCCTGATGTTCGGCTCCGTGGTCATCTTCATGCTCTGCTACAAGGAGCGCGTGTTGGACACCCAGCTGAGTGTGGAGGCCTCGGTGGGCATCGGCCTGGGCATCGGCACGCTCTGCGGCCTGGTCACCATGCTGGTTCGGAGCGTGGGCCTGTTCATGGTGGGCCTGCTGCTGGGCCTGTTGGTGGCTGTGGCCACCCTGGTGGGCATGGAGGAGCTTTCCAACAGCCCGCCACGCTCCGTCTGGGTGCCCCTGGGCGTGCTGCTTGGCCTAGGCATGCTGTTCGCCGTGCTTACGCTGCAGTGGCAGTGCCTCTTCACCACCCTGTCCACAGCCATGTTCGGTGCGGCGGTCATCACTGTGGCGTTGGACTACTTTGTGGAGCTCTTCGCCCTCCTGTTGTACGTGTACGAGCGCATTAAAGCGGCGCCAGGCAAGCCGGTGTGCTGGATGACGTGGGTGGTGCTTGGGGTGTGGCCCGCCCTCACGCTGCTGGGTGTGATGGTGCAGTGGAAGGTGACCGCTGAGGGTTACTCCCACACAAAGG tgATCATCAGCCGGCAGCAGAGGAGGATGCAGGTGATGCGGATTCGCCAGCGGGACGACCGCTATcgcaacaagaagaagaagaagcagcaacATGGCTCCGCCTCTCACCATCAGGCCAAACAGCTCCACCCAGAGGCCGCCTACCGCCGCAAACCAAACCCCATCCGCCGCTACGACACAGACGTCCTGTCGCCA AGCTACATCCAGAGTTTCCGCGACCGGCAGGTTCAGGCGCAGCCTTTTCCAGGGCGGCTGGTGCGTGGGGCCCACGACATTGTGGATGTGGGCTATGAATACGGCTCGACCACGCACCTCACCAGCGCTGCAGGACCATCGTTACGGGTCTGA